From Anomalospiza imberbis isolate Cuckoo-Finch-1a 21T00152 chromosome 6, ASM3175350v1, whole genome shotgun sequence, one genomic window encodes:
- the NAP1L4 gene encoding nucleosome assembly protein 1-like 4 isoform X2 produces the protein MADNSKTEDTASDSLEAAKNASNKKEKLADQVMQNPQVLAALQERLDNTSLTPSSYIETFPKAVIRRIDALKKLQVKCAHIEAKFYEEVHDLERKYAALYQPLFDKRREFINGEAEPTDAESEWHSENEDEEKLAGDLKNAVVIDEKAEETNVKGIPDFWFTIFRNVDMLSELVQEYDEPILKHLQDIKVKFSEPGQPMSFSLEFHFGPNDYFSNSVLTKTYKMKSEPDKTDPFSFEGPEIVDCEGCTIDWKKGKNVTVKTIKKKQKHKGRGTVRTITKQVPNDSFFNFFSPIKVSGDGESLDEDSEFTLAADFEIGHFFRERIVPRAVLYFTGEAIEDDDNELEGEEEGEEEEDAETDPKKESSQPAECKQQ, from the exons ATGGCAGATAACAG TAAAACAGAAGATACTGCTTCAGATTCTCTGGAGGCTGCTAAAAATGCAAGCAATAAAAAAG AAAAGCTGGCAGACCAAGTGATGCAAAATCcacaggtcctggcagctcTTCAGGAACGTCTTGACAATACATCACTTACTCCTTCAAGTTACATTGAAAC ttttccaAAAGCAGTGATAAGAAGAATTGATgccttgaaaaagctccaggtGAAATGTGCCCATATAGAAGCTAAATTCTATGAAGAAGTACACGACTTAGAGAGAAAATATGCAGCACTGTATCAACCTCTTTTTGATAAG aGAAGAGAGTTTATTAATGGGGAAGCTGAACCCACAGATGCAGAGTCAGAATGGCACAGTGAAAATGAGGATGAAGAAAAACTGGCT ggagaCCTGAAAAATGCAGTTGTAATAGatgagaaagcagaagagaCAAATGTCAAAGGAATTCCAGACTTCTGGTTTACTATCTTTAGGAATGTAGATATGCTAAGTGAATTAGTACAA GAATATGATGAACCTATCTTGAAACATCTGCAGGATATTAAAGTTAAGTTTTCTGAACCAGGACAGCCTATG TCTTTCTCATTAGAGTTCCACTTTGGGCCCAATGACTACTTTTCTAATTCAGTCCTGACAAAAACATACAAGATGAAGTCGGAGCCAGACAAGACAGATCCCTTTTCATTTGAAGGACCTGAAATAGTTGATTGTGAGGG GTGTACCATTGactggaagaaaggaaaaaatgttacaGTTAAAACAatcaagaagaaacagaaacacaAGGGCCGAGGCACAGTTCGGACAATTACTAAACAAGTACCTAATGATTCATTTTTTAACTTCTTCAGCCCAATAAAGG taTCTGGTGATGGAGAGTCACTG GATGAAGACTCAGAATTCACTTTAGCAGCAGATTTTGAAATTGGTCACTTCTTCCGTGAAAGGATAGTCCCTCGTGCTGTGCTGTATTTCACTGGGGAAGCTATAGAGGATGATGATAAT
- the NAP1L4 gene encoding nucleosome assembly protein 1-like 4 isoform X3, translated as MADNSKTEDTASDSLEAAKNASNKKEKLADQVMQNPQVLAALQERLDNTSLTPSSYIETFPKAVIRRIDALKKLQVKCAHIEAKFYEEVHDLERKYAALYQPLFDKRREFINGEAEPTDAESEWHSENEDEEKLAGDLKNAVVIDEKAEETNVKGIPDFWFTIFRNVDMLSELVQEYDEPILKHLQDIKVKFSEPGQPMSFSLEFHFGPNDYFSNSVLTKTYKMKSEPDKTDPFSFEGPEIVDCEGCTIDWKKGKNVTVKTIKKKQKHKGRGTVRTITKQVPNDSFFNFFSPIKVSGDGESLDEDSEFTLAADFEIGHFFRERIVPRAVLYFTGEAIEDDDNFEEDEEGEEEELEGEEEGEEEEDAETDPKV; from the exons ATGGCAGATAACAG TAAAACAGAAGATACTGCTTCAGATTCTCTGGAGGCTGCTAAAAATGCAAGCAATAAAAAAG AAAAGCTGGCAGACCAAGTGATGCAAAATCcacaggtcctggcagctcTTCAGGAACGTCTTGACAATACATCACTTACTCCTTCAAGTTACATTGAAAC ttttccaAAAGCAGTGATAAGAAGAATTGATgccttgaaaaagctccaggtGAAATGTGCCCATATAGAAGCTAAATTCTATGAAGAAGTACACGACTTAGAGAGAAAATATGCAGCACTGTATCAACCTCTTTTTGATAAG aGAAGAGAGTTTATTAATGGGGAAGCTGAACCCACAGATGCAGAGTCAGAATGGCACAGTGAAAATGAGGATGAAGAAAAACTGGCT ggagaCCTGAAAAATGCAGTTGTAATAGatgagaaagcagaagagaCAAATGTCAAAGGAATTCCAGACTTCTGGTTTACTATCTTTAGGAATGTAGATATGCTAAGTGAATTAGTACAA GAATATGATGAACCTATCTTGAAACATCTGCAGGATATTAAAGTTAAGTTTTCTGAACCAGGACAGCCTATG TCTTTCTCATTAGAGTTCCACTTTGGGCCCAATGACTACTTTTCTAATTCAGTCCTGACAAAAACATACAAGATGAAGTCGGAGCCAGACAAGACAGATCCCTTTTCATTTGAAGGACCTGAAATAGTTGATTGTGAGGG GTGTACCATTGactggaagaaaggaaaaaatgttacaGTTAAAACAatcaagaagaaacagaaacacaAGGGCCGAGGCACAGTTCGGACAATTACTAAACAAGTACCTAATGATTCATTTTTTAACTTCTTCAGCCCAATAAAGG taTCTGGTGATGGAGAGTCACTG GATGAAGACTCAGAATTCACTTTAGCAGCAGATTTTGAAATTGGTCACTTCTTCCGTGAAAGGATAGTCCCTCGTGCTGTGCTGTATTTCACTGGGGAAGCTATAGAGGATGATGATAAT TttgaagaagatgaagaaggTGAAGAGGAG
- the NAP1L4 gene encoding nucleosome assembly protein 1-like 4 isoform X1 — protein sequence MADNSKTEDTASDSLEAAKNASNKKEKLADQVMQNPQVLAALQERLDNTSLTPSSYIETFPKAVIRRIDALKKLQVKCAHIEAKFYEEVHDLERKYAALYQPLFDKRREFINGEAEPTDAESEWHSENEDEEKLAGDLKNAVVIDEKAEETNVKGIPDFWFTIFRNVDMLSELVQEYDEPILKHLQDIKVKFSEPGQPMSFSLEFHFGPNDYFSNSVLTKTYKMKSEPDKTDPFSFEGPEIVDCEGCTIDWKKGKNVTVKTIKKKQKHKGRGTVRTITKQVPNDSFFNFFSPIKVSGDGESLDEDSEFTLAADFEIGHFFRERIVPRAVLYFTGEAIEDDDNFEEDEEGEEEELEGEEEGEEEEDAETDPKKESSQPAECKQQ from the exons ATGGCAGATAACAG TAAAACAGAAGATACTGCTTCAGATTCTCTGGAGGCTGCTAAAAATGCAAGCAATAAAAAAG AAAAGCTGGCAGACCAAGTGATGCAAAATCcacaggtcctggcagctcTTCAGGAACGTCTTGACAATACATCACTTACTCCTTCAAGTTACATTGAAAC ttttccaAAAGCAGTGATAAGAAGAATTGATgccttgaaaaagctccaggtGAAATGTGCCCATATAGAAGCTAAATTCTATGAAGAAGTACACGACTTAGAGAGAAAATATGCAGCACTGTATCAACCTCTTTTTGATAAG aGAAGAGAGTTTATTAATGGGGAAGCTGAACCCACAGATGCAGAGTCAGAATGGCACAGTGAAAATGAGGATGAAGAAAAACTGGCT ggagaCCTGAAAAATGCAGTTGTAATAGatgagaaagcagaagagaCAAATGTCAAAGGAATTCCAGACTTCTGGTTTACTATCTTTAGGAATGTAGATATGCTAAGTGAATTAGTACAA GAATATGATGAACCTATCTTGAAACATCTGCAGGATATTAAAGTTAAGTTTTCTGAACCAGGACAGCCTATG TCTTTCTCATTAGAGTTCCACTTTGGGCCCAATGACTACTTTTCTAATTCAGTCCTGACAAAAACATACAAGATGAAGTCGGAGCCAGACAAGACAGATCCCTTTTCATTTGAAGGACCTGAAATAGTTGATTGTGAGGG GTGTACCATTGactggaagaaaggaaaaaatgttacaGTTAAAACAatcaagaagaaacagaaacacaAGGGCCGAGGCACAGTTCGGACAATTACTAAACAAGTACCTAATGATTCATTTTTTAACTTCTTCAGCCCAATAAAGG taTCTGGTGATGGAGAGTCACTG GATGAAGACTCAGAATTCACTTTAGCAGCAGATTTTGAAATTGGTCACTTCTTCCGTGAAAGGATAGTCCCTCGTGCTGTGCTGTATTTCACTGGGGAAGCTATAGAGGATGATGATAAT TttgaagaagatgaagaaggTGAAGAGGAG
- the NAP1L4 gene encoding nucleosome assembly protein 1-like 4 isoform X4, whose protein sequence is MADNSKTEDTASDSLEAAKNASNKKEKLADQVMQNPQVLAALQERLDNTSLTPSSYIETFPKAVIRRIDALKKLQVKCAHIEAKFYEEVHDLERKYAALYQPLFDKRREFINGEAEPTDAESEWHSENEDEEKLAGDLKNAVVIDEKAEETNVKGIPDFWFTIFRNVDMLSELVQEYDEPILKHLQDIKVKFSEPGQPMSFSLEFHFGPNDYFSNSVLTKTYKMKSEPDKTDPFSFEGPEIVDCEGCTIDWKKGKNVTVKTIKKKQKHKGRGTVRTITKQVPNDSFFNFFSPIKVSGDGESLDEDSEFTLAADFEIGHFFRERIVPRAVLYFTGEAIEDDDNELEGEEEGEEEEDAETDPKV, encoded by the exons ATGGCAGATAACAG TAAAACAGAAGATACTGCTTCAGATTCTCTGGAGGCTGCTAAAAATGCAAGCAATAAAAAAG AAAAGCTGGCAGACCAAGTGATGCAAAATCcacaggtcctggcagctcTTCAGGAACGTCTTGACAATACATCACTTACTCCTTCAAGTTACATTGAAAC ttttccaAAAGCAGTGATAAGAAGAATTGATgccttgaaaaagctccaggtGAAATGTGCCCATATAGAAGCTAAATTCTATGAAGAAGTACACGACTTAGAGAGAAAATATGCAGCACTGTATCAACCTCTTTTTGATAAG aGAAGAGAGTTTATTAATGGGGAAGCTGAACCCACAGATGCAGAGTCAGAATGGCACAGTGAAAATGAGGATGAAGAAAAACTGGCT ggagaCCTGAAAAATGCAGTTGTAATAGatgagaaagcagaagagaCAAATGTCAAAGGAATTCCAGACTTCTGGTTTACTATCTTTAGGAATGTAGATATGCTAAGTGAATTAGTACAA GAATATGATGAACCTATCTTGAAACATCTGCAGGATATTAAAGTTAAGTTTTCTGAACCAGGACAGCCTATG TCTTTCTCATTAGAGTTCCACTTTGGGCCCAATGACTACTTTTCTAATTCAGTCCTGACAAAAACATACAAGATGAAGTCGGAGCCAGACAAGACAGATCCCTTTTCATTTGAAGGACCTGAAATAGTTGATTGTGAGGG GTGTACCATTGactggaagaaaggaaaaaatgttacaGTTAAAACAatcaagaagaaacagaaacacaAGGGCCGAGGCACAGTTCGGACAATTACTAAACAAGTACCTAATGATTCATTTTTTAACTTCTTCAGCCCAATAAAGG taTCTGGTGATGGAGAGTCACTG GATGAAGACTCAGAATTCACTTTAGCAGCAGATTTTGAAATTGGTCACTTCTTCCGTGAAAGGATAGTCCCTCGTGCTGTGCTGTATTTCACTGGGGAAGCTATAGAGGATGATGATAAT